The sequence TATGGATTAATAAACATCTTATTTGCAGAGCAGTCTTAGCAAAGAAATAGCCTTTACATAATTACTGTACAATACAGTAGCTACAGTATCCAGAACATTACTTATAtttgttaaatgtaaacattaaaagGAGAATTTGTAGAAGTTGTTAGAGAGTGTTGGTCTTTTAGCAATAAAACACAGCTGCTACACAGAACCGTtcagaactaaataaaaagcatgatttcttttttatgtaatatgTACTACTTCCTAAAAACAATCATTGTAAGTGTACTTTGCACTCATcatcatttgttatttttcaagtttttataacatgaagAGAGAGCTGTGAACTCATCTGGGATGATGCTCACTACAGGCTATTGTCATCTCCCAACTGAAGATGCACAAAAGAGTCAATATGAAAGAAACACTGAGGGCTTTGTCTTCTTTCTGCTGTCAGTCTCGTAAGTCTATGTTTGGCTGTTACTTTGGCGTGAGCACAGGCTTTCTTAGCCTTTTGCGTAATTCTGttataaacaaaggaaaactgtTCGGACTTgtcacatttttcagttttccatTTTAAGCACAGAAGCcctttgttttaaatcaaagcTATCGAGACTGTCTCAGTCTGGCTGGCTTTGTTCATATTTTCAGTCATACTGTATTGGATGGCTTCTGAGTCAGAGACGAAAGAATGGAAATGATGTTGAGCCATAAAAATTACTGGAATGGAGATGTCAACAAAAAGACCCCCAAATGTATGACACTCAAAAGACCAGAGTGCAGAAACATCAACGTGCATTACCGTCCAGGTAACTGAGGAGAAATCATAATTGCACTCTCCTCCAGGGGCTTGCTCCATTAAGGTTTGTGTGGAGGCTGTTGCTGTGTTTGACTTTTCTGGCCATGTCATACACCACACCGCCACCACAGACAGGAAATGGATGGGGATAATGGGTGCATAGCTAATGGAACATCCTGCTGCTGATTTCAGTGTGTTTACTCTTAGACGTGACATGTCAACAGCTCTTTTGTTTCCATCACTCTGCTGaaaaatttatgtttaaaaagaaagtagcAATTAGAAAGTCATCAGCACAAAATCATGCTTTGTATTTTAGAGCCACCATAAAGAAGAACTGTAATAATAGGGTTGTTTAATTTGTACTGTAAATTAGGTGGAAGTAATGCTCAtgcctgtatttatttgtatttctgaTGATACAATTCTGGTccatcattttgtttaaaatctgATGTAACTTTCCATAACACAAAAACAGCTTTCTtttgaaaatgttcagttttattctgaCAACACTGTTACCTGAACaaaatatttatgtacataaataagcaaacaaaaaaagtacagtcttacagaaaaaaatccatctgaGTAATAGTCATTACAATATTCATCACTTGTACATTATTGGTATGTTAATGGGAGACAAAATGTTCTAACAGTCCATagattaaagtgaaaataaaatccattcaCAACCCTCCTGCTCTGGTGTTTTGATGCTGACCCAGGATGCCAGGAAAAGTCCAACCAACATGCGAACCGCACATACAGGCATCCAAAAGGTTACCACGCTGGAGATGGGAAGATAAGAGGTTCAACATTGTCTTATGTCTTAATTTGACCTATAGTTATTTTTTCAAAGGACCCGACATTTTGCGTAGACCCTTTATCCTGTAGAGCAGCCCGTTGATAAAGTCCTGTAGGGAAGATAACAGATTAAAGACAAAATGTTCATCACAATAAGCAGGTAATGTGATCTTTGTCTGAATTGATATGTTTTTTTCCTATGCTTGTATGTAGTTCATCTCACCTCTTTTGGCTTTCCACattcctgcagcagctcctgaCAAAGACAGCAAATAGAAATGTATTCATTAGTAGCCTATCAGTTGCTTCATTAATGCAGATATTGCAACATTGAATCTAAACAAGGGTCAAATGCTTATTAGGTATTACCACACATAAAAAGGGCCATATAGATGTTGTTGATTAAGAAGGTGCAaagtgttaaaatatttatgagcaAGAATCAAGCAGacatttaacttttaactttaatGGATGTTTTGAAGAtgtggctctttttttttttttttcatttttatttgtttgtttttttccccttttatgTAAAAGGTAAAAGCTGCCctgtttttcctccatttagGATTATTCAGTTAACCAATCAGAGCAAGCctggtcatttaaaaaaagtgttacTTAAATAGAGAGGAACTATAATGAAGAATAACAAGCAGTACATAatgcaaaatgtttttctgcaatTAAAGTATAAGGAAAATATGTGTACTACCTTTAAACTACTTTTGATAATATTCTAATTGACTCATTAAACTCTGAGTCTGGGGATGAGTAAAATGTTGGCTTTTTAATCAGCATATAGGTAAAGAAATGACATGGAGAAGTGTTTACATTGCAAGAGAATCATGGTATGTTATATGTGGGTTTTTCTACACAGACGTACCTGCAGCCGGGTTCTTTGTCCTTCGTCCGATAACTCCAGTAGCTCATCTATGTCTATTTCTAACTCTGGGATTTCTTCTTCCTGCAAGGGTacagaaaaataagattttatagCAATGTTCCTTTGTTACAGTAtacatattcatatttttatatttttgaataCAGCAAGATCTcttgtaaatttaatattatattaatgGCATCTTCACTTGCTGTGGTAAGAGTGTTCAAAATCACTAAACAGTCATTTAGAGGGAAAGTGCATCCAGCACAAAGCTATGCAAACTGTAAGAAACACCATATTTTTTCTagctgtaaaaaagaaaaaagaaaaaaaactccattaAATGGTGGGATTTAGGTGCTGTGCTCGTGAGCACTGAGGCAGAAAGGCTGAATGAGGCCATACTTGTCATATATCAACATCAGATTTCATGGATGGTTTATCCAGTTGGCATTTAGCTCAACCCTTACTGAGATTATTTCCATCTTATTCTCTATAGATTATATTAATCTTATATATAAATCTTAGATGGTTCTTCACATGGCAATAAGATGGACAgcattgacaataaaaatgacctGTGCATTTTCAAAACCATACAAAACTATTCtcataatttttttctcctgttaaCAAAAGTGAACATAATTTTTAAAGATTAATGCCAAACTTAAGTACAGGGCAAAGTCTCCACTCATCAAAAGCAAATACAGCAAAGTAATTCATTCATAGCATGGCTTCATAATAACGTCAAACTACATCTTCAGAGAGACTGAGGAGTGCTCACCAGTGCACTCCTGAACACTAAAATATCTGGAGTCAGCAGGTGTACAATCACATTTGACAAGTGTGGTCCCTTATTAGAGTGAATATTTTCCGGTTGGGGAATTTTTGTGGCTGAAGACGAAGGAGCTCCCACAGCTCTCTAGATGAGGAGAGAGCTAATCAGTGTGAAAGTGCTGAGTGTGGCAATAGATGAACCCTCCTTCAGAGTCCCCTGTGCCTTCTCTAATTGATACTTGCTGCCAGTTTGGACCCTGTGAGGTTCTGCTGATCGCTGCAGAATAAATGCAGGGCTGAACCCACAGTCCATGCTCAGTATTTTAGTACTGTGCAGGCTCCTGTGGTTGGTatatgtctctctctctctcttttttgccTTTGTACCCAACTAGCTAACTTTAAGAGCGTGTTGGTGTTTTTATGCTCATGGGATTATTTATAGTGTACATATGTTTAATATTGAGAACTCATGCCTTgtagactttattttttttatagtaaaagtttttttaattctttaaaaaaaagtactttgtgATTGACTTTGTGTGAAACAGAAGAAACTGTTGTTGTATGTTGTAATCAGATTTGAGTTTTTGTGGAAATTTTTGTGCATTTACCCTGTTGGCTTTCCACAATATACATTCATAACTGCTAAAATGTGGCATAAAATGACCACTGTGGAGCTCACTTAGCTTTGGGGGAACTTGATTTGCATGGTTTGGAGCTTTAAGAAAGTATTGCATTGTATGTCCAATATGAAAGgtataaatgtgaaaattaaactttaagatGTGAAAGTAAAACAGTACATTGgaatatgaaattattttatttattctgatttCCCTCTTTTGTTTTAAGCAGGATGATAAACAGCCCCATAGCAAGATTTTTATTGCTTCATGAAAGACCATCATTATGATCTTGTGTATTTCTTTGGAACTTTCCTCCTAATAAAAAGCAtttcatgttattgtttttcAGCTTGTCGAGATGAGCCTCACTTGCAGGGTGAACATGGCATTTTAATGAGACTTGTGAGCAAAAACCACCTCAGCAGCAGTTTCAAAAGTTAAAAGCAAAAGACTAAAGCTAAAATGAATGTTGGCACTGCGATTTGAATTCATGAATATTAAtgttggttttaaaagattGCAGTTTCAAACGGCTTACAAACGTGGTCGAAATTAGTAGTTAAGATGTGATGACCTTTGCCAATCTATCATTTAGAATCATAAAGTTTTATCATTATAAGTCGAAGTGCTTGTAATTCTTCATGCCTTTTCTGGGATGGTGGTGAAAAATGGTCATGCCAAGCAGATTTTTGAGACATATGgtatttaaacatttgtttattgcAGTGTTACATAAGTAATGTTTTACAGTATTGCCTGAACTGATTTGTCCAGTTGTTACTCTTGTCTTAATGGGTTATCTCAGATGgcaaacttgtttttaaaatgagagTTGATATTTAACCCTGAGGCCTTTTACTTCATTTAGTATATCCCCCTCTAAAgaactcagttttttttattattttgtgataATTTGTGTTGGTATGATCtagcatttttaaaacatctctCTGGCAAGAAGGGTTTGTTATTCTAACACTGTTCAGTTGTGGGTGTAAGCTAGACTTTGCAGCTgcaagttaaacttcctgtagtTATCTAACATGTTAAGTAACACAATCTGCTGGCCTAACATTGTAGAAAACTACAGCAAAACATTAACATCAAACTGTATATCCTTACTTACATACAAATTGCAGTAtgtgtttgtaaatgtaaagGAAACCATGCCCCGGAAAACATGACTGTTTCAAGAAGATGCCGATGCGTGCTTAACTTATCAGACCCCTTCCCTTTTCCTGCCAGTTAACTTGTCAAAATATTCATTGACTTCCCTgatgaaatagtaaaaaaaaggggaaagaaaTGGTAAAACTCTTAATAAAAGCAGCCAAGTTCTTTAGAAAGAATATTATATACTCAATGGGATGACTTTGGAGTACTTTCAGTCCatttcaagtttttaaaaaaatggcctCACATCACATGCAGTTTCTGTTAATGTCTAATCATCTCCATCTAGAACAGCCGTTTACTGAGAACAAAGATCTGAGTTCTGCACAAGCCCAGAATgtgcttttgattttttttcttttcttttcttttctttttatcaatagcaaaatgttttcttcacgcatttttttgtagtttacCACTTTTGAAGTGTGAACTCTGGACTGAAGGGGTCCACCCCGGACTCAGGCAGCACTTGTATGAATTAGAGATGCAGCTAAATAATTCAGGATGTGACACAGGGGACTGATGGTAAATGCTTCCACGCGGAAGACTCCGAAAACCAACAGAGTAACCTTCCCCTGAGCTCCATGCAAAATTCATTATACCAACCAGCACACATGGACAACTAATTCCGCACAAGTGGCTTATGCAAACATCCAGTCTATCACAACTGGACAGTAAGGGGGTTCATTTTCATACTGTAGGGACATTTATCACTCTTAGGAAAAATGTAATGAAGAGGTGGTTAATGTCAatccatgatttaaaaaaaaaaaaaaaagaaatttaaaaagttatgtCTTGTTACCTCTTTGATATGAGTTTCTATCTGTCAGGTaaccaaaaaaataattacctcTATCTAGGCTGCAGATGTGCTGCACATATATTCTTCTGTCAGatcgtgctgcaactggaatgCAAAAGGCAAAGCAATACATGTATATGAGCTAATTGTGTGGTTTGGGGGCAAGACCAAAAGAGCAAGAAGATAGATTTGAGATCTCTTTCTGTTATTTGCATATCCTGGTTTTTactaatgtgattttttttttccacccccAGCTTCACGAGCTTATCATGAATTATCTCAGAGAAGGAGGCTTGTGGTGAAACAACACCACAAGCTTATgttatatgtattttattataaaagttattataaaaatactttaaaaagtattaaaattttcttttactcAACTGCTTAACATTAAACAATCCAGGATTAACTCTGACTACTCACTTTGCAGATAAAGAAATGCTACCTTCCTTGTCAACCTGCCAGTCAGACTGATGCACTTTCATTCTCACATTCTGCAGCATTAGTACATGCCATATGTAAAGGGCTCCTCGGCAGTGTATGGGGACACTAGGCAGAGAGGTGGCTGCAAGCCATCTACAGCCAAGCGTCTCCCTGTGGTTtgcaaataaaatgagaaacacTTTGTCTCTGCCTTCTCCAGCATGAAACAGAGGCAATCTTGTCATCTGATCGGTATCGTCATTAGGACACTCATGCTCCTTAACAGACACCCCTAAttccactgagccatgctgcaCCATGTGGGCGACGagacatctgttgccatggtttccCCTTAGAGAATGCCAAGTAA comes from Melanotaenia boesemani isolate fMelBoe1 chromosome 20, fMelBoe1.pri, whole genome shotgun sequence and encodes:
- the ppp1r14d gene encoding protein phosphatase 1 regulatory subunit 14B — protein: MASESSTQSRVMFQVQDKTEEPAHRKLGKLTVKYNRKDLQRRLDIEEWIDGQLHLLFDCEEEEIPELEIDIDELLELSDEGQRTRLQELLQECGKPKEDFINGLLYRIKGLRKMSGPLKK